A DNA window from Haloactinospora alba contains the following coding sequences:
- a CDS encoding DUF262 domain-containing protein, which yields MSELNIRKAIDKISQGEIRIPAFQRGFIWDENLVAHLMDSIYKQYPFGSIILWRTKEQLKTERALGNFRLPDIDPDYPIDYVLDGQQRLTSIFGVFQTDIEPDVPTEWNKIYFDMQADESMQESYFFALYDDQADPQRYFPIGAFFDTVRYRNATKNLESREAELIDKVQERFKEATIPVQSIETDDRAKVAIVFERVNRLGIELDVFQLLSAWTWSEDFDLRTKFDELAEELEPFGFGAVGEDTNLLLRCSAGIVSGNPAPEAIMGLNGAIVRENFEKIVNGIRGAIDFVRNNIGVEKLNNLPYPTLLIPLSYFFAVEGERQVAVNDDQRKSLLKWFWRSCFSRRFSAGVFTNLRRDLEEVKNLKIHGNSELSEIPCTVDSEFFSETSFSIRSVNTKTFILMLAQLDPMSFVSGNRVNLKEVLKEYNRNEFHHLYPQKFLKHLGFSPRHINRLANFAFMSRADNRKLGGDRPSIYRQWIPSNYQEIMKASAVPERALFADDYEEFIEKRSEMLAEIAHNLRDNGMVRL from the coding sequence ATGTCAGAGTTGAATATCAGGAAAGCTATCGACAAAATCTCCCAAGGAGAGATTCGCATCCCTGCGTTTCAGCGCGGATTCATCTGGGACGAGAATCTTGTTGCCCATCTAATGGATAGCATCTACAAACAATACCCTTTTGGATCCATTATTTTATGGAGAACGAAAGAGCAACTAAAAACAGAAAGAGCTCTCGGAAATTTCAGACTCCCCGACATTGATCCTGACTATCCGATCGACTATGTACTTGACGGGCAGCAACGACTTACCTCGATATTTGGTGTATTTCAAACAGACATAGAACCTGATGTGCCTACGGAGTGGAATAAGATCTACTTCGACATGCAAGCTGACGAGAGTATGCAAGAATCCTATTTCTTTGCCTTGTATGATGATCAGGCTGACCCGCAGCGCTACTTTCCCATTGGGGCATTTTTTGACACCGTAAGGTATCGAAATGCGACTAAAAACCTGGAAAGCCGCGAAGCTGAACTTATCGATAAAGTTCAAGAGCGGTTTAAAGAAGCGACTATCCCGGTGCAGTCAATCGAAACCGATGACCGTGCGAAGGTGGCGATTGTCTTTGAACGCGTTAATAGGCTGGGGATTGAGCTTGATGTATTCCAGCTGCTCTCAGCTTGGACTTGGAGTGAAGACTTTGATCTGCGCACCAAGTTCGACGAACTGGCTGAGGAACTAGAACCATTCGGTTTTGGCGCTGTTGGCGAAGATACCAATCTTCTCTTGCGTTGTTCCGCGGGGATCGTGTCAGGAAACCCAGCGCCTGAAGCTATCATGGGACTGAACGGAGCCATCGTACGTGAAAATTTTGAAAAAATTGTCAACGGCATCCGTGGAGCCATTGACTTCGTCAGGAATAATATTGGCGTCGAAAAACTCAATAATCTTCCCTACCCGACACTTCTCATACCACTTTCCTACTTTTTTGCAGTAGAGGGCGAGAGACAGGTTGCAGTTAATGACGACCAACGAAAATCTCTACTGAAGTGGTTTTGGCGATCGTGCTTTTCTCGGCGATTCAGTGCTGGTGTATTCACCAACCTTCGCCGCGACTTGGAAGAAGTCAAGAATCTGAAAATCCACGGAAATTCCGAGCTTTCCGAAATTCCATGCACAGTCGATTCCGAATTCTTCTCTGAAACCAGTTTCAGTATCCGTTCCGTAAACACGAAAACCTTCATCCTCATGCTTGCGCAACTTGACCCAATGAGTTTCGTTAGTGGAAATCGAGTCAACCTCAAAGAAGTACTAAAAGAGTATAATCGAAATGAATTCCACCATCTTTACCCTCAGAAGTTCTTGAAACACCTAGGGTTTTCCCCTCGACATATCAACCGACTAGCCAATTTCGCTTTTATGTCGCGAGCCGACAATCGAAAGCTCGGAGGGGACCGCCCGAGCATCTATAGGCAGTGGATTCCTAGTAATTACCAAGAGATCATGAAAGCTTCCGCTGTCCCAGAGAGGGCGCTATTCGCTGACGATTACGAGGAGTTCATCGAGAAGCGATCTGAGATGCTTGCCGAAATAGCGCACAACTTGCGGGACAATGGAATGGTTCGCTTGTAA
- a CDS encoding DUF4258 domain-containing protein translates to MNKKVGVFFVNIIAAVGVLLTGTAGALLAGSPAYANSSNDQPAEVRPYIFCENPETGAPCGPEGYSLHAQLRMTEKDISETEVENTMWDYSGVAYKQSNGKWRYPGDDIVVIANDKGWVVTVWRT, encoded by the coding sequence ATGAATAAAAAAGTAGGTGTATTTTTCGTTAACATCATTGCTGCTGTTGGTGTTCTCCTCACCGGCACGGCGGGCGCCCTCCTTGCCGGAAGCCCTGCGTATGCTAATTCCAGTAATGACCAGCCGGCAGAGGTTCGCCCCTACATATTCTGCGAAAACCCGGAAACGGGTGCCCCATGCGGACCCGAAGGGTACTCTCTCCATGCCCAGCTTAGAATGACAGAAAAAGATATAAGTGAGACTGAAGTCGAGAATACTATGTGGGATTATAGTGGCGTGGCGTACAAACAATCCAACGGCAAGTGGCGCTATCCTGGGGATGATATCGTTGTAATAGCTAATGACAAAGGTTGGGTTGTAACAGTCTGGAGAACCTAG
- a CDS encoding lantibiotic dehydratase, with protein MGRSGSSSAHWASVRSPRAGPGRVTVKPSVGVVFLVVDSSTEGFAYVRGDTPGVTGSVRFPLIAPITKQALVPVNELIDPDRGLGLPAGFRGSRLPPPASEPLSERDAALMDLAQRATTEGHREVVLDDKTVQHLGAQAPDALWPHAELWAQVHAPSRRSLDEGDFRVTVAGVSRAAGTTTGRLLDLLTPEEQGQLTAPYRRLPTVREGALNAQASCPSVSGRGDQVSRAPARCAVWSR; from the coding sequence GTGGGCAGGAGTGGTTCGAGCAGCGCCCATTGGGCGTCGGTGAGGTCACCGCGTGCGGGGCCGGGTAGGGTCACAGTGAAGCCTTCGGTGGGTGTGGTCTTCTTGGTCGTTGACTCGTCTACCGAAGGCTTCGCTTATGTGCGGGGTGACACGCCTGGTGTGACCGGATCGGTGCGTTTTCCCCTGATCGCACCAATTACCAAACAGGCCCTAGTCCCGGTAAACGAGCTGATCGATCCCGACCGCGGACTGGGCCTACCCGCTGGATTCCGCGGCTCACGGCTACCCCCTCCCGCCTCGGAACCGTTGAGCGAACGCGACGCCGCACTGATGGATCTGGCCCAGCGCGCCACCACGGAAGGCCACCGCGAAGTGGTCCTGGACGACAAGACCGTGCAACACCTGGGCGCACAAGCCCCCGACGCGCTGTGGCCCCACGCCGAACTATGGGCGCAGGTGCACGCCCCCAGCCGCCGATCCCTGGACGAGGGCGACTTCCGCGTGACGGTAGCCGGGGTCTCGCGGGCCGCCGGCACGACCACCGGCCGCCTACTGGACCTCCTGACGCCCGAGGAACAAGGCCAGCTCACCGCCCCCTACCGGCGTCTACCCACGGTGCGGGAGGGCGCCCTCAACGCCCAAGCCAGCTGCCCCTCAGTGTCCGGGCGTGGTGACCAGGTTTCGCGCGCACCCGCACGATGCGCTGTGTGGTCTCGGTGA
- a CDS encoding IS481 family transposase, translated as MFHRFITELRRICVCLAQCFPRFLSEPSYWHSVRKTRGTPHRLGPARLATRTRVAASTAHRILARRGLPPLAATDRATAEPVRRYERDRPGELVHVDVKKLGRIPDGGGWRALGRAAARPNKASAGTAFLHTALDDRSRLAYSEILADEKAATCAGFLRRAAAWFHGHGVRVQRVLTDNAWAYSKTTWRQICSELGISPRWTRPWRPQTNGKVERFHQTLAQEWAYTRPYASEAERQAAYPAFLDWYNYHRPHTGIGGRTPAERVPNLSEHHT; from the coding sequence ATGTTTCACCGCTTCATCACGGAACTCCGGCGAATATGCGTTTGCCTTGCCCAATGCTTCCCTCGTTTCCTTTCAGAACCATCGTATTGGCACTCTGTCCGGAAAACACGAGGCACCCCACACCGCCTGGGACCGGCACGCCTGGCCACCCGCACCCGGGTGGCCGCCTCCACCGCTCATCGCATCCTGGCCCGCCGCGGCCTGCCGCCCCTGGCCGCCACCGACCGGGCCACCGCAGAGCCCGTGCGCCGCTACGAGCGCGACCGCCCCGGCGAGCTGGTCCACGTCGACGTCAAAAAGCTCGGACGCATCCCCGACGGCGGGGGATGGCGCGCCCTGGGCCGGGCCGCCGCCCGGCCCAACAAGGCATCTGCGGGCACCGCCTTCCTGCACACCGCCCTGGACGACCGCTCCCGCCTGGCCTACTCGGAGATCCTGGCCGACGAAAAGGCCGCGACCTGCGCCGGCTTCCTGCGCCGGGCCGCGGCCTGGTTCCACGGCCACGGTGTGCGCGTGCAACGAGTGCTGACCGACAACGCCTGGGCCTACTCCAAGACCACCTGGCGCCAAATCTGTTCGGAGTTGGGGATCTCGCCGAGGTGGACCCGGCCCTGGCGGCCCCAAACCAACGGCAAGGTCGAACGTTTCCACCAGACCCTGGCCCAGGAGTGGGCCTACACCCGCCCCTACGCCTCAGAGGCCGAGCGCCAGGCCGCTTATCCTGCTTTCCTGGACTGGTACAACTACCATCGCCCCCACACCGGGATCGGCGGCCGAACACCCGCCGAGCGCGTTCCCAACCTCTCCGAACATCACACCTAG
- a CDS encoding transposase: MGKANAYSPEFRDEAVKHVIESQRSINRVANELGISSETLRNWVRKYRKETPDDAPSLDTTERARLRELERLNREKDMEIAFLKKAAAYFAKDRP; the protein is encoded by the coding sequence TTGGGCAAGGCAAACGCATATTCGCCGGAGTTCCGTGATGAAGCGGTGAAACATGTCATCGAGAGCCAACGCTCTATCAACCGGGTTGCCAACGAGCTCGGGATCAGCTCGGAAACACTACGGAACTGGGTGCGCAAATACAGGAAAGAAACTCCCGACGATGCACCGTCACTGGATACGACCGAGCGGGCCCGGCTGCGTGAACTGGAACGACTCAACCGCGAGAAGGACATGGAGATCGCTTTTTTGAAAAAAGCGGCCGCGTACTTCGCGAAGGATCGTCCGTAA